aataaattgattgtttctAGATCGATAAACTCTGAAAATGTTCCACAAATGGATGCACACATTCACAACcttataataatcaaatatgTGTTATCAGTCTTGAGGTTATAGTTGTTTTCTAGAATCAAACAATCCTTATATTGTATAGGCTTTGTATCACAGGAGTTGAAAAATAATGGACATTAACTTTAATCTTGCAAACAGTGtttttctcattaatttatatgaatatgaatatacaataataagcttgaaaacgttgaaaaatcaAAGTATTAGACACAcatttttatgtaaaaaatgataatgaaagaTCGAAGAAGTCTCAACAATAGATAGGCTACCGTACTACTAATTTTAACCCATTAGTGCATAGCGTCCGATAAATCGGATGTAAGGTAATAATTTTTTCTGGCAGGGAATTCTAAGTTTTAGTGAAAAGAGTTGGTACTACTCGCTTCTAGAAACTCAGCTGGAACTAGAATCACCTAGAATCACGATTTCAGTTGTTGTAAACATAACCTTCATCTCACAACTCATGAAATGGCAGCCGACAATTATGTTGTCACGTTCGAGGGgtaagttttatttatattatatacctAACAAATAGAATATGTAAGTATTACTGAAACATAACATTCCTTACTAATcaatgaacatgtgtgtacttTATATTCCACTAAAAAATGTCATGACTGGGCTTCAAATGTGTGTTTGTATGAGCGTCCGATAAAACGGACGCTATACTCACTGGCTACATAGACCTAATATGCAGACTGCTGTTTTCTTGCtctggaaataaatttatttctgaCTTGCATTATTCTAATGTTCCATAAAAATATTGGTCTGTacatctatttttctatttaacaCTATTATTGAGTTTGCAAAATCAGCTTCACATACATTACAATAAGTTTCCAAGAACTACCAAAGTTTACTAGCATGGATGCTACCGTGGCGTGGGAGGTGTATTCTGGGGATCCCTCCCCACCCCtgaaattacaaattatgttCATGTTGTGGGGTATTTCATATTTCACACATAAACAcatcaacccccccccccctcaaAGTTGGTTTGTAACCACCACCCCCACACCAAAATTTTACTGTGTATGCTACTGAAACTGTTAGCACTTAGTTTGTTTTGCAGTACAGTACTCTTATACTACTGTACTGTACAGTTTTAAAATTCTTGGGACTAACAATACAATTAATTATTCCCAGGCTTACACTTGATGATGTTCTTCAAGAGTTGGAGTCTGAGGATCCAGATGGGCTTCGGCGGCTGATTTACATTACTCCTCCTGATGAGGGTGCTGACACCGAAGTCGACAGTGACAAATCAGATGATGAGGCTGAAGGTGATGTGAATCATCTGGGGAGAAATATGCTGAGAAGTATTTGTGAGGTGCAGACTGAATGCACACCTAACGTTCAACCACAGCTTACAACAAGTACAGGAGATAATATGACCAGTACAGGCGAGCCTAAAGATAACATGATCAGTACAGGTGAGCCTgaagattataattatgttcTTGAGATGCCACCAAGTATCAGTAGGCCTTTGCCAACTAATGAGAATATGGATCTTGATAATTCAGCTTCAAGCAATTTGAATCCATCAGAAAGTCTTATTCAAGTTGAGGGTCAAAGTACAAGTATCAATACTAGACATTCCAATCGTAAAAGAACTCGTACCATAGAATCAGACAGTAGCATCGATGAAACTGAAAATGTAGTACTTTTAGATGATAGGCCTACTGTTAAAAATAAGAACAAGGGTAAGAAAAGCAAATCCACAGCTAAAAAGACTATGAAAGAAATGGCAGCTGAGAAAAAAAAGGCTATGATTGATCAGTGGAAACCACAAAAGCctgattttaaattaaatttgaattgtgACCCTATTCCATGTTCTGATGGAGCTATGGAATGTGAAACacctttggatttttttttattatttttcagtgatGACCTTCTAGATTATATTTGTGAACAAAGTAACTTATATGCTTTACAGAAGAATGTTGACCTAAATCTTACAAGAGATGAGTTATGGGTTTTTTTTGGAGGTCTTCTCATGTCAGGCTATGCCAAGTATCCAAATAAAAGAATGTATTGGTCAACGGATGATGATGTACCTAAACTTCTGTCTCAAAGTATTCGATGCAACAGATTTGAGCAGATTCTTAGATATCTTCACTTGAATGATAACACCCAAAATGATAAATCTGATAAACTTTTAAACTCAGGCCCTACATCGAGGCACTGAACTCATCCTTCAAAAAACATGGGGGCATTGATGAAAACCTCTCTGTCGATGAGAGTATGATTCCATACTATGGCAAACGTTATGCTAAACAGTATATCAGGGGGAAACCGATAAGATTTGGTTTTAAAAACTGGGCCTTATGTTCATCCAGTGGCTACTTGATAACATTTGAAGTATATACGGGTAAAGACCCGAATCGAGTGAGCAGGTTTGGATAAGGTGGTGATATAGTGGTGAAACTAATTGAAAATGCTGAAGTTCCTTGCAACAATGGACACAAGCTTTTCATAGACAACTTTTTCACATCAGTTCCACTTATAAAGTATTTTAGTGATATTGGCATGTGTGCAACGGGTACCATACAAGAAGGCAGAACAGAACATTGCCCACTAAAAACTAGAAAAGAGTTGGAGGGAGAAGAGAGAGGGAGTTATGACTTCCGTACTGCTGACAAAATTATGCT
The genomic region above belongs to Nilaparvata lugens isolate BPH chromosome 5, ASM1435652v1, whole genome shotgun sequence and contains:
- the LOC111063135 gene encoding chimeric ERCC6-PGBD3 protein-like → MAADNYVVTFEGLTLDDVLQELESEDPDGLRRLIYITPPDEGADTEVDSDKSDDEAEGDVNHLGRNMLRSICEVQTECTPNVQPQLTTSTGDNMTSTGEPKDNMISTGEPEDYNYVLEMPPSISRPLPTNENMDLDNSASSNLNPSESLIQVEGQSTSINTRHSNRKRTRTIESDSSIDETENVVLLDDRPTVKNKNKGKKSKSTAKKTMKEMAAEKKKAMIDQWKPQKPDFKLNLNCDPIPCSDGAMECETPLDFFLLFFSDDLLDYICEQSNLYALQKNVDLNLTRDELWVFFGGLLMSGYAKYPNKRMYWSTDDDVPKLLSQSIRCNRFEQILRYLHLNDNTQNDKSDKLLNSGPTSRH